The genomic DNA GAAAGTTCCCTGCCCATAATCCTGCTCTGAAGAAATCTGCCAAATTGATTGTTCAAAGATCCCTCTAGAGTAGAATTGGAAGCATGGAGTTCAGAGTTTAGGGTACACTGAAAGTATCTGAGCAGGTAAAATACataaggaaagtaaaaaaaaggaagaggacgGGGTGACGAGAGTGGCAAGTGTAGAGTTTGCAATCAGTGAGATCAGCCACTATCAGCAGTAAAGCAAGCATGAAGTAATTTTTAGCTTGACTAGTACTGAGACATTGAGAATAAACAGAAAGTAGTGAATTTGgaagacattttaataaatgaactCACAGAGTTTGAACTTCACTCATTAGCTTCCTACCTTCTTATCCAGCCTGCTTTTCCTTCTCATGTGATTCAAAGTTACACTTCTTCATATAAACATtactttatctatctatctatctacctatctatctatctatctatctatctagaaacagagtctttctctgtcacccagacaggaaTGCAacggcccgatcttggctcacttcaacctctacctcctgggttcaagcgattctcctgcctcagcctcctaaatagctggggctacaggcaccctagccaatttttgtagttttgtagagacagggtttcaccaggttggtcaggctggtcttgagtttttgacctcaggtgatctgcccgcttcagcctcccaaagtgccgggattacaggcatgagccactgcgtttGGCCTAGCTAGACGTTACTTTTAAAAAGGCaggtttttaagaaaacaaaaaaattacaggaaaagAATGGCTTGTACcttatacaaatacaacaatatCATTTTCACATAGGTCTTAATTCTCTTTGAAACATATACACTCATACCTTCCTTCTATTTCAGCCTCATTTAAAATTCTCAGGTAGGTAATTCAGacataatgaaaattatttataattcacCATCCAAAAGCAAATAATTGGGCCTTCTATCCAGAACTAAATGTGTACAAGTGCATAGAGTATATGCCTAAAATAGTCAAATGAGAGTTAAGTTATTCCAAGTTTAATCAAATTCCATAACTAAgttatgagaaaatatatttaataggagGCTTATATTTGCCCTCAGTTTTCACTTTTCCCTACTTTATTCTGTAGCTTTGTGACTCTAATATTTATAGTTGTGAGAAAGCACAGAAATAGCACATTCACAGGGTTTTGCTATGACCAAAGAACTGAATTCTTACAAAATGGACCATACAGAAATTTGGTAAATCTTCATCTTCTTTCTCATAAATAGAACCAAGGATGAGTTCTCCTACTAAAGAAGAAAGCGATCCAGATGAAAATGCccataaaaattctgaaaatgagTCTTCTAATGACTGTAATACAGACATGGAGTCTCCATCTGCTGATCCCAATATGATCTATCAGACAGGAATCAACCCAATAAACAGGGAGCCGGGCACATCAACCGCCCAGGAAGATGTTGTTCCTCAAGCAGCAGAAGATAGTGAGCTTGAAACAGAGATTCAAAAAGATCCTCAACTAGAAGACATCAAAGAAGAGGAGTCTCTTCTACTTCAGATCCCCATTCCTAGAAAATTTGTTTCTCTGATGTCAGGATTAAGGAGAATGCCCTATTTGAGAATCCTGCTAGTAAACATTGACAAAAATGGGCCCTTAAATGATAGATCAGGATCCCACTCGGGcaaagttgaaatgaaaacaaacaatttcCGTCCTAGCACTATAAATGACAAAACCCGTTTTCAACTCACAGTTTCATGGAGagtcccattttttaaaaatcgtgAGATAAGAAATATGATGCTCCGCCTGCTATGTGGGAGATATTTCTCTCAGGCTGCAGGGTGTCAGAATACCATGTGggtaaagcaaaaatatatagcTTGTCTTTACCATCCAAATAGTTTCACCCATACTGACAGAGCCATAATATTTGGAAGGCCTTTTAGGGAGCACTACTATCATCCCCACATTGAGAGAATGACATCTGGAAGAGTTTACAAATCAATTAACCCTAAAGGGAAATACAGATTCCGAATTGTTGTGAGTCCACTGATCTATATTTCACGGATCCAAATtcaatgtatttttagtataaagggtTTTGTGGATATTTCTAGATCTAATCATAACTTGAGGGTTATGCTCATAAACACCAATAATGGTTGGAAATATTTTTGTCCTATCTGTAGAAGGACATTTAACATTCTCTTTGAACTTAGACAACATTCATGCAATTTTCTtggaaattaagtaaaatttcagtaaattcattttaaaatgtaacttccAAAAATTCATAATTTGACTACCAAAGTAAGACAAAATTGCATGAACATAAATTTTAGTATTATCAGATAAATTGGCAGAAAGGAACACAAACTAATAGTACATCTCAGTAAGAAACACCTATGAGGAAGGAAGAAACCTCTGTTTATACTGTGCTTTTGAAAATACATCATTGAAATATCAGTCCAGTCATCTGTATTGAGTCAGCAGTTGAATCAAGtaaatgttttcagtttcttaACATCTTTTTCTGTAGACAGAAACATTGTTAACATAAAATAGTCCAAGTAAACAGGATTCTGACTAAGATAGCAAACATATATTGGAAGGTCAGATAAAATTCTACCAGGTGTTTCCAGAAATTCTGCTAAATTTAACATCTGTTATGTTctgcatatattaaataaaaatcaatttaaaggCATGAAAAGTGGTACTGTATGTTTGTAATTAGATAAAAATTCCTATGTCTGGAATAGAAAATTTCAATGTGAGAAATGgggggaagatggccgactaggaacagctcaggattgcagctcccagttaaagtgcagagggtgagtggacgccgcatttccagatggatttttattgcccgcagaccaggagattcccaggcggaagAGCCCCATGGATcaccagtgcggctgttttggcctgtGCGACTGGCACGGCTGTTTCAACCCACGCGGCTGCTTTGCCTGCGCCCTGGCAtagcggttctccatacaaaagacactggtccgggtgccctCTCAGCTGGCTATTGGAGCCCTGAGAGGGCAGAGTCAcctgagccaggccaggagattcctaggcaaaaaaccGCCAGGAATCTCAGCGCTGCTGTTTCAGCCGGCTCAGTGGGTCACAGCACAGGAGatccggcaccttttcaacaggtgactggaactcTGGGAGAGAGTTGACCATTcaccaacaacaataaaagagACTCTgagccaggaagccaggtgatcaggctaggCTGTCCCACCCACACACCccccaacaaaaaaaacagtaattgaaaccGCTCctggttgagagtttcacagcaagcacagatgAACCCGGgagggtccagctctgtgggagaggggcatccaccattactgagacactccaccactacggaggaaGTCTGCCatcgctgaggcagcccaccattgctgaggcaacccaccattgccaaggcaacctgccactacagagagagtccaccataacagaggtgggccactattgccgaggcagttctaactacacccatataaagaggactgcagggaagatcacatggcagctgggcggagcccacagcagctcagcaaagcctctgcaggtaGACAgggactaggctgcctccttgctgggcagggcagccctgaaagaaaaaaaaaaaaaaagcaacagcacaacggaaacttataaataaagccctgactccctggaacagagcacctgggggggaaaaaagggtgtttatgagttctactgtagcagacctaaacgtacctgcccagcagctctgaatgaacaacgcaGCTCACAgtacagcacttgagctccaataaaggacagactgtctcctcaagcagctcgcTGACCCTTGTATATCCAGAGTCATCTCATAaaagagagaacagactgactTTTGGCGTGCATCTTTCTGGGAAAAAGATACCAGAaaaggaaactggtagcaacccttactgttctgcagctgctgcaggtgatcccacagcaagcagggcctggagtggacctcagcagtcctacagcagaggggccagactgttagaaggaaagctaagaaaaagaagtaacttcagcatccacaaactggaagttcactcagagacccaaagtcagtaactacaaagacaacagtggataaacccacaaagatgagaagaaatcagcgcaaaaaggatgaaaacacccaaaaccagtatacctctcctcctaaaagggatcacaactcctcagcagcaagagaacaaggctggatggagaaggagtgtgatgaaatgacagaatcagacttcagaaggtgggtaataagaaattacagtgagctaaaagaacatgttctaacccaatgcaaagaaactaagaaccttgaaaaaagattggacgaaatgctaacaagaatggacaacacagagaggaatataagtgaattgatggagctgaaaaacacaacacaagaacttcatgaagcatgcacaagtttcaacagttgaattgaccaagcagaagggatatcagaggtcgaagatcaactcaatgaaataaaacaagaaggcaagaataaagaaaaaagggtaaaaaggaatgaagaaagtctccaagaaatgtgggactatgggaaaagacctaacctatgtttgacaggtgtacctgaatgtgacgaagagaattaATCAACACTAGAAAATACTCTGCATGATattatcaaggaaaacttccccaacctagcaaggcaggccaatattcacgtccagaaaatacagagaacttcATATAGATATTCCTCACgaacagcaaccccaaggcacataatcgtcagattcaccagggttgaaatgaaggagaaaatgcttaaggcagccagagagaaaggatgggttacccacaaagggaagcccatcagactcacagcagatctctcagcagaaaccctacaagccagaagagagtgggggccaatattcaacatccttaaagaaaagaactttcaacccagaatctcctatctaGCAAAACTGTTTCTtaagtgaagggaaaataaaatcctttgtgaacaagcaagtactcagagatttcatcaccaccaggactgctttacaagagctcctaaaagaggctctacacatataaaggaacaaccagtaccagccactccaaaaacataccaaatggtaaagagcatcaacacaatcaagaatttgcatcaactaacaaacaaaacagccagctagcatcaagatggcagtatcaaattcatacctaacaatattatccctaaatgtaaatggactaaatgccccaatcaaaagacacagactggcaaattggctacaaagccaaaacccatcattGTGCTGTAttgagaaaacccatctcacatgcaaggatacacaaagactcaaaataaagtgatggaggaagatttaccaagcaaatggagagcaaaaaaaatcaggagttgcaattctcatctctgataaaatagactttaaagcaacaaagatcaaaagagacaaagaaggacattacagaAGGGTAAAAggaccaatgcaacaagaagagctaacgatcctgaatatataagcacccaatacaggagcacccagatacataaggcaagttcttaatgacttacagagacttagacacccacacaataatagtgggagactttaacaacccattgtcaatattagacagatcaaccagacagaaaattaacaaggatatccaggacctgaactcagacctggaacaagcaaacctaatatacatttacagaattctccaccctaaatccacagaatatacattcttctcagcaacacatcacacctaatctaaaattgaccacataattggaagtaaatcactctgcagaaaatgcaaaagaacagaaatcataacaaacagtctctcagaccacagtgcaataaagttagaactcagaatgcagaaactaactcagaaccgcacagcttcatggaaactgaacaactggctcttgaatgttgactggataaacaacgaaatgaaggcagaaataaagatgttcttcgaaaccaatgagaaggaagacacaacgtagcagaatctctgggacacatttaaagcagtatctagaggaaaatacatagcaataagtgcccacatgaaaagcaaggagagatctaaaattgacaccctagcatcaaaattgaaagagctagaggagcaagatcgaaaaaaaaaaaaaaaaaatcaaaacttagcagaagacacgaaataactaagatcggagcagaactgaaggagatagagacacaaaaaaatccttcaaaaaatcaataaatccaggagccgaTTTTTCgaaaagagcaacaaaatagacagaccactagcaagattaataaaaaagaaaagaaagaacaaccaaattgatgcaataaaaaacgataaaggggatatcaccagagattccacagaaatccaaaccatcatcagagattattacaaacaactctatgcacataaactagtaaacctggaagaaatggataaattcctggacacttgcctcctcacaagcctaaaccaggaagaagctgaaaccccgaatagaccaataacaaggtctgaagttgaggcagcaattaagaatctcccacccaaaaaaagcccaggtccagatgggttcacagccgaattctaacagacatacaaagaggagctggtaccattccttctgaaactattccaaataaaccaaaaagagggaattcttcccaaatcattttatgagaccaacatcatcctgataccaaaacccggcagagactcaacaagacaagaaaacttcaggccaatatccatgatgaacatagatgcaaaaatcttcaataaaatactagcaagacgattgcaacagcacatcaaaaagcttatccaccatgatcaagtaggcttcatcccagggatacaaggctgattcaacatacacaagactataaaagtaattcaccacataaacagaaccaaagacaaaaaccaaatgattatctcaattgatgcagagaaggcctttgacaaaattcaacagccctttatgctaaaaaccctcaataaactaggtattgatggaacgtaactcaaagtaataaaagctattcacgacaaaccaatagccaatatcatagtgactgggcaaaaactggaagcattccctttgaaatctggcaccagacaaggatgccctatctccccactcctattcaatatagtactggaagttctagccagagcaatcaggcaagaaaaagaaataaagggtattcaaataggaaaggaggaagtcaaattgtctctatttgcagacgacatgattgtatatctagaagaccccattgtctcagcccaaaatctcctgaaactgataagcaaattcaggaaagtctcaggatacaaaatctatgtgcaaaaatcacaagcattcctattcaccagtaacagacttaaaaagccaaatcaagaatgaactgccattcacaattgctacaaagagaataaaatgcctaggaatacaactaacaaggaatgtaaaggatctcttcaaggagaactacaagccactgctcaatgaaataagagaggacacaaacagatggagaaacattccatgttcatggttaggaagaatcaatatcgtgaaaatggccacgctgcccaaagtaatttacagattcaacgctattcccatcaagctaccaatgaccttcttcacagaactggaaaaaaacaccttaaactttatgtggaaccaaaagagagctcgcatagccaagtcaatcctaagcaaaaagaacaaagcaggaggcatcacactactggacttcaaactacactacaaggctacagtaatcaaaacagcatggtactggtaccaaaacagagatatagaccaatgcaacagaacagaggccttggaggcaacacaacatatctacaaccatctgatctttgacaaacctgacaaaaacaatcaatggggaaaggattccctgtttaataaatggtgttgggaaaactggctaaccatgtacagaaagcagaaactggaccccttcctgacaccttacactaaaattaactccagatgggttaaagacttaaacaaaaaacctaacaccataatagccctagaagaaaatctaggaaaaaccattcaggacataggcgtagtcaaggacttcatgaccaaaacaccaaaagcattggcaacaaaagccaaaatagacaaatgggacctaatcaaactccacagcttctgcacggcaaaagaaacaggcaTTAAAGTGagttggcaaccaacagaatgggaaaaaaattttgcagtctacccatctgacaacgggctgatatccagaacttacaaagaactaaaacagatctacaagaaaaaaacaagcccattcaaaagtgggtgaaggatatgaacagacactttacaaaagaagacatacatgaggccaacaaacatatgaaaaaatggtcatcatcactggtcatttgagaaatgcaaatcaaaattacattgagataccatctcacgccagttataatggcgatcattaaaaacaacagatgctggagaggatgtggagaaataggaacacttttacactgttggtgggaatgtaaattagttcaaccattgtggaagacaatgtggtgattcctcaaggacctagaaatagaaattccatttgactcagcaatcccattactgggtatatatccaaaggattataaatcattctactataaggtcacatgcacacgaatgttcattgcagcactgtttacaatagcaaagacctggaaccaacccaaatgcccattgatgatagactggacaggaaaaatatggtacgtatacaccatggaatattatgcagccatcaaaaacgatgagttcatgtcctttgcagggacatggattaacctggaaaccatcattctcagcaaactgacacaagagtagaaaatcaaacaccgtatgttttcactcataggtgggtgttgaacaatgagaacacatggacacagggaggggggcactacacactggggtccgttggggggacaTGGGGGAGGgacgtgggggtggggaggtgggaagagatagcatggggagaaatgccagatataccccaaaacctaaaatgcaataaaaaaagtggGTTCTTATATGCCACTGATAAAATATTATCCATCACTATGCGTAACAATTAATTGAATATACACAGCTGAGAGGAGCGCAATCCTCTTTCCCATTTAATGATAGAGGTATTGAGATCCGAATCCTGGAGTCTAgcttttcctatttttgaaacgtgattaaaaatctatttattaaCATATCAGTCttcataaaaacataaatgtaaacaaattattACTATCTCCAGAATATTgaaaacattaatatataattataagtaATATATAAATGTAGATAAATACTATCTAAAtagtaatatattaatttaaatcaaTTAATATCTTCAGTATtctgaagaaagtaaaattataagattagaatttcagaaagaagtaaataaattttatctgATGAAAAGGAGACTAAAATCAATTAGGAGGTTGTTTTACTAGGGCAGCCTATGGAATATGTGGGATTCCATAAAGGTTAAGGCATTGTTAACAGAGAGAGAGGTAAGCACATGTTACAGGAAGTATCTAGAGGCAGAATGAACCAAATTCAATTGCCAATGGGATATGGAGACTAAGGAAGAAGGATGGGGCATTTCAGCTTTTAGAAGTCAGTGTGGTTCACCCAATCCaggaaagggaaacaaaaataatttagaaggAAAGTAGAGTGGTTTGATTTTGGACATATTGAACCTTAAGTGTACAGGTTACCAGATTGAGATATAAATTAGATAGTTGGCAATATATATCTGAAGCtcaagaaagaaatcagaacCAGTCATACAGAATGGGTGTGCCTTTCTTTGCATTGTGAGTAGTTATCTAATCATGGGCATGGAATAGATGAGATGGTTCAATGGAAACAGACTGAGCAAGCAGAGAAGGATGAAGATGGAACTccagaaagttttatttataagacaGTTGGAAGATGAACAATCTGTGAAAACAACTGAGAAATCTtaaccagaaagaaagaatagaataaGTTATTGAAAATATTCCACAATCTAAAGAAGaaacatgttttcaaaaaatgagaTTGAACTTGAGATAATAACCAAAATGCATCCAGAGTCTTTACCATTTAGAATGTCACTCATGATTTTTTATaaggcctttttaaaaacaatataaggTAGGATGGATGGAAAataggaaagacagagagaacaCATGTAAGCTGCTCCTTGTACAA from Saimiri boliviensis isolate mSaiBol1 chromosome X, mSaiBol1.pri, whole genome shotgun sequence includes the following:
- the CPXCR1 gene encoding CPX chromosomal region candidate gene 1 protein isoform X2; this translates as MSSPTKEESDPDENAHKNSENESSNDCNTDMESPSADPNMIYQTGINPINREPGTSTAQEDVVPQAAEDSELETEIQKDPQLEDIKEEESLLLQIPIPRKFVSHGPLNDRSGSHSGKVEMKTNNFRPSTINDKTRFQLTVSWRVPFFKNREIRNMMLRLLCGRYFSQAAGCQNTMWVKQKYIACLYHPNSFTHTDRAIIFGRPFREHYYHPHIERMTSGRVYKSINPKGKYRFRIVVSPLIYISRIQIQCIFSIKGFVDISRSNHNLRVMLINTNNGWKYFCPICRRTFNILFELRQHSCNFLGN
- the CPXCR1 gene encoding CPX chromosomal region candidate gene 1 protein isoform X1 encodes the protein MSSPTKEESDPDENAHKNSENESSNDCNTDMESPSADPNMIYQTGINPINREPGTSTAQEDVVPQAAEDSELETEIQKDPQLEDIKEEESLLLQIPIPRKFVSLMSGLRRMPYLRILLVNIDKNGPLNDRSGSHSGKVEMKTNNFRPSTINDKTRFQLTVSWRVPFFKNREIRNMMLRLLCGRYFSQAAGCQNTMWVKQKYIACLYHPNSFTHTDRAIIFGRPFREHYYHPHIERMTSGRVYKSINPKGKYRFRIVVSPLIYISRIQIQCIFSIKGFVDISRSNHNLRVMLINTNNGWKYFCPICRRTFNILFELRQHSCNFLGN